In Lactiplantibacillus pentosus, the sequence ACCTTGACCATGTTGAGACGGTAAGTGGTTCTGATGACGAATACTACACGTACTCTGAATTAGCTGACACACGTAAAGCTAGTCCACAACAACGACGCTTGTTCTTCGCGTTGCTTAGTGACATCTATACGTGGTCAGGCATGCCGACAGACTTCTTGAAAAACTTGTTTTATTTGCAGTATGAGTCATATACGTTTGGCAAGCAGATTAGCCTGTCAGACACCACAGAATCGTCTGTGAGCGATGCTAACCAGTTACTCGACCTAGTTATCGACTTCATGTTTGAGTGGCACGTGCCGTTCAAGGAAGGCTATAAGCTATTGCCACGTGAGCAAGAGTATTACCTGTTCCAGTGTTGCCGTCATCGAGTTTGCATGATCTGTGGTAATCGTGCTGATATCCATCATGTAGACGTTATCGGAGCCGGCTTGAACAGAACACACGTTGACCACACCAAACGGCACGTTATGGCATTGTGTCGAGTCCATCACAGCGAGATTGAACAAATTGGCTCCGTGGCATTTAGTGCAAAATACCACGTTCCGGTAGATGGCATAAAACTAGATAAAGAAACGTTAAAACGAATTGGCTTGAAAGGTAAATACAGCAGTGACTAATACACCGGGTGGGTGGAATGCCTACTAGTAAACAAGGGAGGATTAAGAGATGGCACAGAGAAGAATGTTTAGTAATACGATCACGGATTCTGATTTGTTTATGGATATGCCTAAGTCAGCTCAGCTACTATATTTTCATTTGAATATGCATGCTGATGATGATGGGTTTGTGGGTAATACAAAATCCATTATGCGGATGACTGGTTCAAGTGACGATGATTTGAAAATTTTGTTAGCCAAGCAGTATCTTATTCCGTTTGAGAATGGCGTCACTGTGATTAAAGATTGGCATATTCATAATTACATCCGATCAGATCGTAAGCACCCCACGAAATATACTAGTGAGCTTAAACAATTAGAGCTAAATGAAGACGCTAGTTATAGTAAATTACCTTTCGGTAGTCAAGTGTCAACCAACGGTCAACCAAATGACGGACACTTGGTAGGCAATTGTCATACCGAGGTTAGGTTAGGTAAGGATAGGTTAGGTAAGGTTAGTAAAGGTAAGTATATAGAACCAGGTAAGCCCAAGCCAGGCAAAGCCAAACCAGCACGACACAAATATGGACAATACCAAAATGTCTTGCTGACAGATGAACAACTGGAGAAACTTAAATCGGAGTTTCCTTCTGACTGGCAGGGCCGAATCGAACGCGTTTCTGAGTATTGCAGTATGAATGGCAAGGCGTATAAGAACTATCTGGCAACCATTCGCAACTGGGCTAAAAGGGACAAACAAGGGCAAAGCCAATTAAATCAACCACGGAAAGAATTTGGACGTTCAGGAAGTGGTCGGTCTAACGGCTTTACCCTTGAGGGTAGAGAAGTTAAGGATAGTGACCAGCCATGGTAAAAACCGTAGGCGATGTAGTCACTAACCTAATGTCTAAGGTGTTTGAAACCTATGGGGTTAACTGTCCCGTTTGTGGGAAACCGTTACTACGACCACAGATTTTAAACAAGCGTACGGGCCAAAAAATGGCCGGTGCATGCCCTAGTTGCGGCTATATGGAAGACATTAACCACCGTGAAATACCAGATAACAAAGCCCTGACAGCATCCGCACATAAAAACGAAGCGCTAGGCTATATTAACACCTACAGTATTTTCAGCAGCTTTGATGTCTTTAATCGTCGCTTTAGTAATTATACAGCATCGAGTGATGCTAGCAAACAAGTCTTAGAGCGTAGTCGTACGATAGCTAATCGCATTATTAACGGTGAAACAATCCACACGTTGATGATTGGTGCAACAGGGCGTGGGAAGACGCACCTTGCTGTAGGCATGATGTACTGGATATTAGAGCGGTCTGGTTACAAGTTATTAAAGACTGTGATGAAGAATGGCAAGCCAGTTGAAACGTTCTTTAGTTGGAAAATTATCTTTATTGACTGGCGTGAACTTATCGAACGCAAGAAACAGTCTTTTAATGACGATCAGATGGCAAAACAAATCAATAAAACCATGGCTGAGATAAAGAACGCTGATGTCGTTATTTTAGATGATTTTGGTAGTGAACGTGGCACCGAGTATTCGTTAGATTTGGCGGATGCATTCTGGCGTGACCGAGAAAACAAGACGGTGATTGTGACCACTAACTTAATTGGTAGCGACTTAACTGCAAGATATGGTGACAGAACATTAAGCAGAATGAAAAACCACGGTGTTAATAATGGAATCACGTTTGCAAATATTCCAGACCACCGCGGATTAGTTGAATAGAAAGGAGCGAGAAGTGTATGAGTTGTGAATTATGTCATGGTAGTAAAGTCGTTCAACAACCACTTGGGAGTTATGGTTTCACATTTGACCCATGTTCTAACTGTGTGAATAATAAACATAAACAATATGAACAAGAGTTTGAAAGGAAGATTGTTTATGACAAGCAAAAATTGGTCGAAAGAGCTGGAAGTAATTCATAAGCTAGAAGTGAGATATGGCAGCATGGCTAACGTGCCTGAGAGCAAATTAGCTAACTTGCATAAGATGCCTGGAATTAAGACCGTATCAGGCGATTACATGGAGATTACGCGTACCCAGTATAATGCCATTAAATTAGTCATGGAAGGCAAGCAGGGTAAAACTAGGACGTCTCAGGAGCTAAAACACAGTAACGCTTGGCTTGATAATCGTATTCGTGCGATTGACGAAAACAAATACTACATTACGGAGGACGAGAATGCCTAAACACACTAAGAAGCGTTCAACGATTAAACGGAAGCACCGGCGAATGAAGCAACATGCCGAAGCGAACACAGCTAAAACGCTGGATAGTAAGCAATTAGCTAAGGAATATGAGCCATACAACATTAATAAGCGGGCGTTTGAAGCGTTCGGGGAGGATTGAAAATGAGTGAATCAGATGAAGTAATAGAATGGCTTTTAAGTCAATTGGCACAGGCTTGCTAGCGATTGGAGGTAGTAACGATGACCGATGAAATGAAAGAATTACGTAAGCGGCTTAACAATGTCATTATTGATAGCTGGAATGAGGGACGTTTCGAGGATGTCAAAGGAATTAAGATTGCTTTATATGAGTTGGAACATTTAGACGAACCTTATATGGGCACTGATTATTCGCAAGGAGGTGATGACGATGATTAAGTTTAGGGGTATTCCAACGATTAGTACTGAAAACATGAAAGTCATTAATGCTAATTACGATGGGACATTTGTGTATGGAAATTTGATTAGTGACGATGATCGAGCTTTCATTATTGTATCTGGTACTTAAACGGCTAGGTTCAAACCTGATTGGACAAGCTGCTATGATGAACTTTTTGACACATTACTATTCAGTGAAGCTTAAGAAAAGTAGATTTGTTAGATGGATTATTAAATAAAGTTCTTATTTTATAGGAGGATGAACAATGACAAAAGAAATTGAACCACGAGTTGATGATGAAGGTACTTTAATTAAGAAACATGATGTGTTGGTTAACGTGAATAACGGTGAAGTTGTGCTGGTGATTGACACTACTAATCAAGCGGGCGTCAGTGGACTCGCTGTTGAAAATAGGTATGCAGGCATTGGTGACTGGCTAGATGTATATCCAGATCGAGCATTTCATATCGTAGGCAATGCTGATACTTCGATTGGTTAAATAAAAAAACGCAGCCATTGCTGACTACGTTTACTTACTTGGAATAGGCAAATTCTACTACAATTACCAAAGCATTGCAACGTTACTGAATAATTAAAAACCCTACACTGATTAGGGAAAATGTAGGGCTGGGGGAAGCGTATAGAACGCTTACAAAGTAAGTTTACATCAAAAATAACAATTTTACAAAAAAGTATTGCTATTGCTGACAGTGCTATGATTAATGACTACAAGGAGGAATTAGTTTGCGACTTTCAACTATCCGCAAGGTGGAAGATATCTTGCGAGACTACCCGAAGATTGACAAATATATCGAAGACCGTGAACAAGAATTGCGATACCCGGTGAAACCGGCTGATGACAACGTGGGTGGAGGCAAGGCACAATATAAATATGGTAGCCAGACGTTAGACATATTGATTACAATTGACGATGATCGGTGCATTAATACCTTAAGGCGACAACAAAACGTGATTACTGACTGCTTGGATGATGCTGGCAAGGATACGGAAGTCATTATTAATGAGTTGTATTTTCGTAAACGACCGCAGTATACAATCGATGGTCTTATTGCAAACCACCTAATTAACGTTAGTCGTCGTAATGCGTTTAGATTAAAGAATAGTTTCATTAAGGAATGTGCAAAAGGTTTTGGTCTTTATGATATTGACTAAGTTGGCACTATTTTGGCACTTTCGACCCCTAAAAACGTGATAAATTAGTAGTATGCCAAATGTGATTGACGTGCATGAAGTAATCCTCCAAATTACAGACTGGTAATCGCTGTGGGCTAATTGGTAAGCCACAATTGGATGTAGGTTCGAGGCCTACCGGCGATATAGTTATATAGCATGGTCACTCATGAGGGCTAAACATTTATAACACGTGCTTGTGGCGGAATAGGTAGACGCACAGTTAGATGCGAGAAACGGGTGTTGGTTGACAACCAGTATGTCCACACGTCATGTAGGTGCAAATCCCTACCAAGCACATTAAGCAAGTAAGTATGCAAGCGATAGTGCGTGAAATCATTTGAATCAACAATAACTCAGCTTACTTGCTTGCCATTCAGCGTGGAAAACTGGACGGCACCTACATAAGACGCGCAATTAAACTGGCCACCAGATTGCATGCAGGAACATGCGCGCTGTGGTAATATAATCAAGCATGGTTGCAAAAACTATAATCGTTTTTCTGATAATAACCGTGTACAGGAGCCTGACATTTAGTTGGGATCTTTTTAGTAAAGTAAATAGTGTGTATTGCAACTCAAATGATGTTGGATATAGTATGATATAAAATTGTATTGTTGAATAACAGGATCGCCATCTTATGAGGCAACAATACATAGGCCTGGCTGACGTCAGGCTTTTTTAAGTACATACGATTAGGAGGAACCACAATGAATATGGAAGGCAACGAGGCTATTGAGAATGATTGGAAAAAAGTTAATCTAGAACTATTTGGGGTACAATATCCATTCTGTTCAAGCAACGAGGCAACTCATGGTAAAGATGATTAACACAAAATATGACTACGTCACGCCACAAGAAGCGGAGATGGATGCTCACTTAGATAAATGGATGAAGCGTCGTGCTAATAAGCATGGCGCTTTTAGTTTGGATAAGAAACGGAGGAAGCAACATGCCAAGGACAAGAAGATGCCGCTATCCTAACTGCCATGCAATGGTCACTTTCCCTGACCACTATTGTCAGCAGCACTATGAGTATGAAGCTGAGTACTTGGCTAGTCGGCAACGTTGGGCACGTAGCAATGACAAACAGTACACGCACAAGTGCAACACGGTTACACGTTATCGTAATGAGGATAAGCGTCAGCAATACAACTTCTATCGGACAAGGCAATGGTCACATCTAAGGCAACGAGTCCTAGAGCGTGACCATTACTTATGTGCATACTGTAAAGCTCAAGGCGCTGTCACACCAGCTATGACAGTTACTCAAGGGATTGAGTGGAAACGCAGCTAATAAATAAGGCTGTTAAAGACTGTTGCTGATAGATGTATTCTCAATCTATTAATTAGTGCAGGGCAAAGCGGTGGACGCTTACTTGTTTCATAAACAAGAATGGTACTGGTTCGATTCCAGTCTCTGCAATTCTAGTCTAGCCAAGCGCTAGGCTTTTTTGTTGTCTTTAATTATGGAGGGATTAACATGCTAGTTTATCATGACGGCTTTGGTGAGACGGCCAAGCTCAGTATCAACAAGACACATGGCTTACTGGTTACAACTGATACAGTGAGTGGCGACACAGTTACTATGCAGATTAGACGCTCAGACTTAGCCAAGTTGTTAGAGTTCCTGACTACAGAGCTATCAGCCACTGAGAAGGGAGCTGACTTGCTGTGAATGAGAACTCTACGCATATACTCATGAGAAAGTTAGACAGTAATCACTTCAAGATTGAAATTGGTGGCAACCTGACCTATGAAGAACTGACTTGGTTTATTGGTCAACTTGCAGATAAGACAGCTTTATCATGGTCAAAGACATCAGGCTCGAACTATGCAGACTCATTGCAAGCCGTACTCTTAACCGTGCGTGCTAATCAATTACAAGAACACAACAACAGCAAAGGAGCTGACAAGTAATGAATCTTAAAGCAATTACAGCAGAGAATGTAGATGACGTACTTGGTGAAGTGAAGGAGAGCTATGCACAGATTAGTGGCAGCCCGCTCAAGCTAGATTCACTATCATTCCACAAGAGAGCCTATGACGTTATGACTGATGAAGACTGGGAGAAAGTAAACAAGGAAGTAGCAGATGTGGCGTTAGACTTCACTACCAAGTATTTACTATTTAGTTCAACCAAACCAATGCTGAGCCGGTTCAAAGTGTTACAGATTGCTGAAGCGTTCTATAACGCTAATTACCCTGTAAACTATGATTACACGAATGACGGTACAGATAACAACATTAATGTGTATGTAGACTTATGCCGGTGATGTTATGAGAATGAAAGTCTGTCGCATGTCAGGTTGTAATGAGCTGGTGAGTTATGAGCAAGAGAATCCTTTCTGTGCTAAGCACGCTAGTTGTTACAAGCCTAGACCTTATCAGCACTACAACAAGTGGGAACGCAAGCAACTCAGCAAGGATTACAACCACAACTATCGTGACAAGGAAGCCAATGCTTTCTATCACAGTGTGGCATGGCGCAAGCTTAGCAGAGTTGCTAAAGAGAGAGCGTACATGACATGTGAATGCTGTGGCCATACTGCTCTTGGTAAAGGAAAGCTAGTTGTAGACCATATCACACCAAGACGGATAGACAAGCGCAAGCAATTAGACAGCAACAATCTCTGGGTGCTCTGCTATAGTTGCCACTATTGGAAAGGACAGCTTGAGCAAGACATTTATGAAGACGGAGATGAAAATTTTATTTCAAATTTAGATGTTGCGACTCAGTGGAACAAAGAGAGCTGCAGAGAGTGGATTTTAGCACACAAGCACTGAAAAACACCCCCCGCCTATGAAGCTCAGGGAGAGCTCACACAAGCACTCTCAAAAACAAACAAAACTGCGAAAATTAAAAGGTTGATCAAGGTGGTGATACTAGTGAATGAAAAACATGCAGGAAGAAAGCGCAAAGTCACTCATGACGGTGATTATCATAAAGAGATTCATGAAGAAGATAAGAAAATTTCAAAAATTCAAAGCGGGCTTGCTGATATTCAATTGACACCCCCACGCCACTTAAACGGGTACGGGAGGGCACTGTGGAAAGTCTTAGTACCTGAATTGAGAAAATTGAACAAAGTGAAGCAGTTAGACCGTACCAGTTTAGAGTTATTTTGCTCTGAATATGGGTACTATCGGAGTGCTGAAGAGAAGCTTGAAGAATATGGTGAGTATATCTCTAATGATGACGGCATACCCGTAAAACGTTCACCAGCACTTGTGACGGTTGAAACGGCTGCAAGGACTCTGAAGAGTCTAGGCGCTGACTTAGGACTCTCATTTGACGCACGGAGTGGACAGGTACTTGCAGAAACTCATGATGATGAAGACGACAGTGCCAAAAGCACCCCGTTGAAGGTGGTGAAGTTCAGTGTCTGATTATGTTGGAGTAGAAGACATCAAGCAAGCCATTATTGAAGAAGAGCCTACTTATAAGGCACTGCTGTCAGATTATCCTGACGCTGCCACACAGTACGCCTATGACGTACTCTTCACTGATAAATACATAACTGGTCAAGATACTCAGCTTGGCTGTATTCGTCACCTGAACGATCTACTGCGTCAGGGTGATGAAGATTTTCCGTATATCTACAATTTAGACATGGTGAACGCAATAGAATACTTTGCCCGTACCATTCCTGACCCTACAGACATTCATACGCTAATCAATCCTATGCCGTGGCAGTCTTTTATCTTGGATAACTTGATTGGCTGGCGTGATCCTGTGCATAAAGGTAGCAGATTCCATACTGGAATTGTTTCAATCGCACGGCAACAAGGGAAGACTTGGCTTGCTTCAATCTTGGTTAATTTCAGCTATTTTGTGATTGGTCTACAGGCCAGCTCGCAAGATTTTCTTGTGGCAAGCTATGACAATGAACACGCTAAAAAGCTTTTTGACTACGTTTCTTTGCAAGCTCAAGTGATTATCAAGTCGCCTGATTTTAAAGAAGACGCTGCAAAGCAAGGCGTTGAAGCTCAAACACGTCAGGTAATTGGCCATAAGAACAAGAACACTATTCGTATTGGTTCAGCACAGGCAGGGGGATTTGATAGTTACCACAACCTAATTGCTGTGTTTGATGAAATTGGAAACTTGCAGCCTAAGATGAACGAAAGTGTTAACCAGATTATTTCGGGACAGTCAAAAATCAGTAACCGTCTTTTTCTTGAAATTTCAACCGCTTATCCTAATGTCAAAGTTAAATTCAAGAATGATCAGGACGTTATGCGCAAAATAATGCGACAAGACAGCCTGCGCGACGCTGAAGATACTTTCATGATGATTTATAGCCAAGACAATGATAGTGAAGTCTTCAGTCCTGAACTCTGGGAGAAGTCAAACCCGTTGCTGGGACACCCTGAACTTAAAGACCAGTTGTTAGACGGCCTTATCAAGCTTAGAGATAAGCAAGAGCGTGAAGGTGAGCTTGCTTCATTCGTGAACAAGTCGCTTAACGTGTGGAGCCGCCGCTTTCAAAATAGCTTCATCTCTCTTGAGAATATCAAGAACAATATTATTGACGGCTTTGACGTTGACAATCGTGAAGTATACGTTGGTTTTGACGCAAGCCAGACCAATGATAATACGTCTTTTGGATTGATTTACCCTTATCAGGTAGGAAAGAGCAACCGGTTCTACGCTCAGCAGTACAGCTTCATTCCGTTTGCGGCCGCTAAGTCCATTGGTGCTAAAGAGAAACAGGACGGGTTAAATTATCGGCAACTTGCTGAACGTCATCTCTGCGAAGTCACTAGAAACCCTGCTGGGACAATTAACCAGCAACAGGTTTACCAATGGCTGGTAGATTACGTTTATCAGCACCAGTTAAAGATAAAAGCGGTAGTTGCCGACCCTAACTTAGCTGCTTGGTTCGTTAAAATGATTGAAAATTATCAACCAGAATGGCCACTGCTGACTTTAGCACCTACTTCTTATAAGTTGTCTGTGCCTACTAAAGAATTTCAGACACAGTTCATAAACGGCAATATTAAAATGATTGATGACCCGCTCATGACAGACGGCTTGAACAACGCTGTACTTGTTGAAGACAGGGGTGGTGCAATCAAGATTGACCGTCAAAACTGGGTCAGTGAGCACATTGATACGACAGACGCACTGATCAACGCATACTCACAAGCAATGGATTATTTTAAAGGCTACAGGCCAGATGAAGGCTACAACCCTTTGAATAATTTGAATCACAGTGAGCGTGCGGACTTCTTCAAAGCAATGTTTGGGGGGTGATGATACTGAAAGTGATGAAAGCTATTGGCTTCTTTTTAGCTAACTGGTTATCTGTAATTCTGTTCATTGCAGGATTAACATTTCTTGACTTAGAGCCTTTAATGTCAATTTCACTCTTGGCCTTCTGGTGGCCGGTCTTGCCCTGATCACAATGGCTTTGGCCTATGCACATGAAAGGGGGTGAGATAAATGGGATTGATGACACCAAGCAATTACAGACGGCCAAAAATTCGCAATGACATGAGCTATCCTAGCACTAGTGAGCAGCCCACCTTTGTGACTAATATCGCTGGTAATCCAATTAGCTATACACCCGCACGCAGTGCTTTTAATAACACTGACGTTTATGCGGTTGTAGTCCGAATTGCCAGCGACATTGCCAGTGCAAGGCTGAGCACGGAAAATACAGCGGTTTTAGAC encodes:
- a CDS encoding putative HNHc nuclease; the encoded protein is MELLPTKLIEKDGEWYQVQKLTHKPNLDHVETVSGSDDEYYTYSELADTRKASPQQRRLFFALLSDIYTWSGMPTDFLKNLFYLQYESYTFGKQISLSDTTESSVSDANQLLDLVIDFMFEWHVPFKEGYKLLPREQEYYLFQCCRHRVCMICGNRADIHHVDVIGAGLNRTHVDHTKRHVMALCRVHHSEIEQIGSVAFSAKYHVPVDGIKLDKETLKRIGLKGKYSSD
- a CDS encoding P-loop NTPase family protein, which produces MVKTVGDVVTNLMSKVFETYGVNCPVCGKPLLRPQILNKRTGQKMAGACPSCGYMEDINHREIPDNKALTASAHKNEALGYINTYSIFSSFDVFNRRFSNYTASSDASKQVLERSRTIANRIINGETIHTLMIGATGRGKTHLAVGMMYWILERSGYKLLKTVMKNGKPVETFFSWKIIFIDWRELIERKKQSFNDDQMAKQINKTMAEIKNADVVILDDFGSERGTEYSLDLADAFWRDRENKTVIVTTNLIGSDLTARYGDRTLSRMKNHGVNNGITFANIPDHRGLVE
- a CDS encoding transcriptional regulator produces the protein MRLSTIRKVEDILRDYPKIDKYIEDREQELRYPVKPADDNVGGGKAQYKYGSQTLDILITIDDDRCINTLRRQQNVITDCLDDAGKDTEVIINELYFRKRPQYTIDGLIANHLINVSRRNAFRLKNSFIKECAKGFGLYDID
- a CDS encoding HNH endonuclease, yielding MRMKVCRMSGCNELVSYEQENPFCAKHASCYKPRPYQHYNKWERKQLSKDYNHNYRDKEANAFYHSVAWRKLSRVAKERAYMTCECCGHTALGKGKLVVDHITPRRIDKRKQLDSNNLWVLCYSCHYWKGQLEQDIYEDGDENFISNLDVATQWNKESCREWILAHKH
- a CDS encoding phage terminase small subunit P27 family, giving the protein MNEKHAGRKRKVTHDGDYHKEIHEEDKKISKIQSGLADIQLTPPRHLNGYGRALWKVLVPELRKLNKVKQLDRTSLELFCSEYGYYRSAEEKLEEYGEYISNDDGIPVKRSPALVTVETAARTLKSLGADLGLSFDARSGQVLAETHDDEDDSAKSTPLKVVKFSV
- a CDS encoding terminase TerL endonuclease subunit gives rise to the protein MSDYVGVEDIKQAIIEEEPTYKALLSDYPDAATQYAYDVLFTDKYITGQDTQLGCIRHLNDLLRQGDEDFPYIYNLDMVNAIEYFARTIPDPTDIHTLINPMPWQSFILDNLIGWRDPVHKGSRFHTGIVSIARQQGKTWLASILVNFSYFVIGLQASSQDFLVASYDNEHAKKLFDYVSLQAQVIIKSPDFKEDAAKQGVEAQTRQVIGHKNKNTIRIGSAQAGGFDSYHNLIAVFDEIGNLQPKMNESVNQIISGQSKISNRLFLEISTAYPNVKVKFKNDQDVMRKIMRQDSLRDAEDTFMMIYSQDNDSEVFSPELWEKSNPLLGHPELKDQLLDGLIKLRDKQEREGELASFVNKSLNVWSRRFQNSFISLENIKNNIIDGFDVDNREVYVGFDASQTNDNTSFGLIYPYQVGKSNRFYAQQYSFIPFAAAKSIGAKEKQDGLNYRQLAERHLCEVTRNPAGTINQQQVYQWLVDYVYQHQLKIKAVVADPNLAAWFVKMIENYQPEWPLLTLAPTSYKLSVPTKEFQTQFINGNIKMIDDPLMTDGLNNAVLVEDRGGAIKIDRQNWVSEHIDTTDALINAYSQAMDYFKGYRPDEGYNPLNNLNHSERADFFKAMFGG